The following proteins come from a genomic window of Malus sylvestris chromosome 4, drMalSylv7.2, whole genome shotgun sequence:
- the LOC126617600 gene encoding telomere repeat-binding protein 5-like isoform X1 translates to MVLQRRLDYGFSGYRMPEVPRASRSARGRGPIRKKLEANQIHAFEILASVAGKLLQESKDPPPTNDSCGKDQHFKFGGITKSEQQDKGSLLKEEPCELGSCDEETFLYVHGLQERRKSYTLNGVSHSQEDFSYEINSVSKSLDSERINFGKGLGAVDSRNSCGSYSNKVVDDSTLSGDSIAEKPQGLLKRKRVTEPSQNTSIKEERTEFLGSSEDVMEVEEGPHVLVSSRHDVKTPFSGDCKNHGPFLCHCANIRVVNRDDDENTMTKEFEHPPDDGDKKLTNLAAPCHDGKIKQANCNWRTCYAHQRSQKIYPFKKRKFFNWRPLATSDRGCNCEGIFSSPDKILNGDNCCAAVGSSSTTGQQVPPKSNDCNVKLSIKSFKVPELFIEVPTTATVGSLKRTVMEAVTSILGDGLHVGILVQGKKVRDDNKTLLQTGISQDDKRHNLGFILEPKRAKLTYPPCSEDPSLVSGRSQELTRHSASLVSQPGTSDVSMSPPVLSLGGCIERDFKEVPSLASTSTDKTLPTSQALVAVPPISMKALAVVPFHRKSGHQEYVQRRIRRPFSVPEVEALVQAVEKLGTGRWRDVKLRAFESTKHRTYVDLKDKWKTLVHTARISPQQRRGEPVPQELLDRVLAAHAYWSQRHAKQQVKAAV, encoded by the exons ATGGTATTGCAGCGGAGGTTGGATTATGGCTTCAGTGGCTACCGGATGCCCGAGGTTCCTCGAGCTTCTAGATCAGCTAGG GGGAGGGGACCTATCAGGAAGAAACTTGAGGCCAATCAGATTCATGCGTTTGAGATTTTGGCTAGTGTAGCCGGTAAATTATTGCAGGAGAGCAAGGATCCTCCACCGACTAATGATTCTTGTGGAAAGGACCAGCATTTCAAATTTGGCGGTATTACTAAAAGCGAACAACAGGATAAAGGAAGCTTGTTGAAGGAAGAACCTTGTGAGTTGGGAAGCTGTGATGAGGAAACGTTTTTATACGTGCACGGGTTGCAAGAGCGCAGGAAAAGCTATACGTTGAATGGGGTTTCACATTCTCAGGAAGATTTTAGTTATGAGATCAACTCGGTGTCAAAAAGCCTAGATTCAGAGAGGATCAATTTTGGTAAGGGATTGGGTGCGGTTGATAGCAGAAATTCTTGTGGAAGCTATTCTAACAAAGTAGTCGATGACTCTACCCTATCTGGAGATTCCATTGCAGAGAAGCCACAGGGTCTACTTAAGAGGAAGCGAGTGACTGAACCATCACAGAATACGAGTAtaaaggaagaaagaaccgaGTTTCTCGGCAGTTCAGAGGATGTAATGGAAGTGGAAGAAGGGCCTCATGTGCTGGTCAGTTCTAGACATGATGTGAAGACTCCGTTTTCAGGGGACTGCAAAAATCACGGTCCTTTTCTCTGCCATTGTGCTAACATTAGAGTAGTTAATAGAGATGATGACGAAAACACCATGACAAAGGAATTTGAACATCCACCAGACGACGGTGATAAGAAATTAACAAATCTGGCTGCACCCTGTCATG ATGGGAAAATAAAGCAAGCTAACTGTAACTGGAGAACTTGTTACGCACACCAAAGGTCACAAAAGATATATCCTTTCAAAAAGAGAAAGTTCTTTAATTGGAGGCCACTCGCTACATCTGATAGAGGGTGTAACTGTGAAGGCATATTTAGCTCTCCTGACAAGATACTAAATGGTGACAACTGCTGCGCAG CAGTTGGATCATCCTCAACAACGGGTCAGCAAGTACCTCCAAAGTCTAACGATTGTAATG TGAAGCTTAGCATTAAATCCTTCAAGGTTCCAGAGCTCTTTATTGAAGTTCCTACAACCGCAACTGTTGGTTCGTTGAAG AGAACAGTAATGGAGGCAGTAACGTCTATACTCGGAGATGGATTACATGTTGGCATCCTGGTCCAGGGAAAAAAGGTCAGAGATGACAACAAAACTCTACTTCAGACAGGGATTTCTCAGGATGACAAGCGACATAATTTGGGTTTCATCTTGGAGCCCAAACGGGCAAAGCTTACATATCCTCCATGCAGTGAAGATCCATCTTTGGTATCTGGCAGATCTCAGGAGTTAACCAG GCATTCGGCATCTTTGGTGTCACAACCTGGGACTTCAGATGTCTCGATGAGTCCTCCAGTACTAAGTTTGGGTGGCTGCATTGAAAGAGACTTCAAGGAAGTTCCTTCTCTTGCTAGTACCTCAACTGACAAAACCCTGCCAACATCCCAAGCTCTCGTCGCAGTTCCACCAATTAGCATGAAGGCATTGGCTGTGGTTCCTTTTCATCGGAAATCTGGGCATCAAGAGTATGTACAGCGCCGAATCAGGAGACCTTTCTCTGTTCCAGAAGTAGAAGCATTGGTTCAGGCTGTTGAGAAACTCGGAACGGGAAG GTGGCGCGATGTTAAGTTGCGTGCTTTCGAAAGTACAAAACATCGAACTTACGTGGATCTGAAG GACAAGTGGAAAACATTGGTGCACACAGCGAGGATCTCCCCGCAGCAAAGGAGGGGAGAGCCGGTTCCACAGGAGCTCTTGGACCGCGTCCTAGCCGCCCATGCCTACTGGTCTCAGCGGCACGCCAAGCAGCAGGTGAAAGCGGCGGTCTGA
- the LOC126617602 gene encoding oxysterol-binding protein-related protein 3A-like, with translation MAPNPKDPKQSGGFFASMASTLTNLGSAMTKSVNGIMGYEGLEVINPDGGQEDLEDEARKGRWKQEDRDGYWKIMQKYIGSDVTSMVTLPVLIFEPMTMLQKMAEIMEYSHLLDLADECEDPYMRSVYVASFFISVYFAFQRTWKPFNPILGETYEMVNHGGVSFLSEQVSHHPPMSAGHAENEHFIYDITSKVKTKFLGNSLDIYPVGRTRLTLKRDGVEFELAPPPTKVNNLIFGRTWVDSPGDMVLTNLTTGDKVVLYFQPCGWFGSGRYEVDGYVYNSAEDPKILMTGKWNESMSYQPCDSEGEPLPGTELKEVWRVADVPENDKFQYTHFAHKINSFDTAPKKLLASDSRLRPDRYALEQGDLSKAGFEKSSLEERQRAEKKNRLEKGHEFTPRWFDKTDEVFKTTWDDMEVYRYNGKYTEHRAAIDNSDSVEAIDIKSIEFNPWQYEDLATA, from the exons ATGGCTCCCAATCCCAAGGATCCGAAGCAAAGCGGAGGTTTCTTCGCCTCCATGGCTTCCACTTTGACCAATCTAGGTAGCGCCATGACCAAATCCGTCAACGG CATAATGGGTTATGAGGGGCTGGAGGTTATCAATCCAGATGGAGGCCAGGAAGATCTCGAAGACGAAGCAAGGAAAGGCAGATGGAAGCAGGAG gATCGGGATGGTTACTGGAAGATAATGCAGAAGTATATTGGCTCTGACGTCACATCAATGGTGACCCTTCCAGTACTTATTTTTGAGCCAATGACTATGCTGCAGAAAATGGCAGAG ATTATGGAATACTCCCATCTGTTGGATCTTGCAGATGAATGTGAGGATCCATACATGAGATCAGTATATGTTG CATCATTTTTCATATCTGTCTACTTTGCCTTTCAACGAACCTGGAAGCCATTCAATCCAATACTTGGTGAGACTTATGAAATGGTTAATCATGGGGGCGTTAGTTTTCTATCAGAACAG GTCAGTCATCACCCTCCTATGAGTGCTGGTCATGCTGAAAATGAGCATTTTATTTATGACATAACGTCGAAGGTGAAAACCAAATTTTTGGGGAACTCACTCGATATCTATCCAGTCGGAAG AACGCGTTTGACCCTCAAAAGAGATGGTGTAGAATTTGAATTGGCACCCCCTCCAACAAAAGTTAACAACTTAATTTTTGGACGAACATGGGTCGATTCACCAGGAGATATGGTTTTGACCAATTTGACCACAGGGGACAAAGTTGTGCTGTATTTCCAACCATGCGGCTGGTTTGG ATCTGGTCGCTATGAAGTAGATGGATATGTTTATAATTCTGCCGAGGATCCTAAAATATTGATGACTGGAAAATGGAATGAGTCAATGAGTTATCAACCCTGTGACTCCGAAGGGGAGCCACTTCCTGGCACTGAACTGAAAGAG GTTTGGAGAGTTGCTGATGTTCCAGAAAATGACAAATTCCAGTACACACATTTTGCACACAAAATAAACAGCTTTGACACTGCTCCTAAGAAATTATTGGCATCAGATTCTCGCCTGCGTCCTGATCGATATGCGCTGGAGCAGGGGGACCTATCCAAAGCCGGTTTTGAAAAGAGCAG CTTGGAGGAGAGGCAGAGAGCTGAGAAGAAAAATCGACTGGAAAAAGGACACGAGTTTACTCCAAGGTGGTTTGACAAAACAGATGAAGTCTTCAAGACAACATGGGATGACATGGAAGTGTACCGTTACAATGGAAAGTACACAGAACACCGGGCTGCAATAGACAACTCGGACAGCGTCGAAGCGATTGACATCAAATCAATAGAGTTCAACCCCTGGCAATACGAGGATTTGGCTACTGCTTAA
- the LOC126617600 gene encoding telomere repeat-binding protein 5-like isoform X2, whose protein sequence is MVLQRRLDYGFSGYRMPEVPRASRSARGRGPIRKKLEANQIHAFEILASVAGKLLQESKDPPPTNDSCGKDQHFKFGGITKSEQQDKGSLLKEEPCELGSCDEETFLYVHGLQERRKSYTLNGVSHSQEDFSYEINSVSKSLDSERINFGKGLGAVDSRNSCGSYSNKVVDDSTLSGDSIAEKPQGLLKRKRVTEPSQNTSIKEERTEFLGSSEDVMEVEEGPHVLVSSRHDVKTPFSGDCKNHGPFLCHCANIRVVNRDDDENTMTKEFEHPPDDGDKKLTNLAAPCHDGKIKQANCNWRTCYAHQRSQKIYPFKKRKFFNWRPLATSDRGCNCEGIFSSPDKILNGDNCCAVGSSSTTGQQVPPKSNDCNVKLSIKSFKVPELFIEVPTTATVGSLKRTVMEAVTSILGDGLHVGILVQGKKVRDDNKTLLQTGISQDDKRHNLGFILEPKRAKLTYPPCSEDPSLVSGRSQELTRHSASLVSQPGTSDVSMSPPVLSLGGCIERDFKEVPSLASTSTDKTLPTSQALVAVPPISMKALAVVPFHRKSGHQEYVQRRIRRPFSVPEVEALVQAVEKLGTGRWRDVKLRAFESTKHRTYVDLKDKWKTLVHTARISPQQRRGEPVPQELLDRVLAAHAYWSQRHAKQQVKAAV, encoded by the exons ATGGTATTGCAGCGGAGGTTGGATTATGGCTTCAGTGGCTACCGGATGCCCGAGGTTCCTCGAGCTTCTAGATCAGCTAGG GGGAGGGGACCTATCAGGAAGAAACTTGAGGCCAATCAGATTCATGCGTTTGAGATTTTGGCTAGTGTAGCCGGTAAATTATTGCAGGAGAGCAAGGATCCTCCACCGACTAATGATTCTTGTGGAAAGGACCAGCATTTCAAATTTGGCGGTATTACTAAAAGCGAACAACAGGATAAAGGAAGCTTGTTGAAGGAAGAACCTTGTGAGTTGGGAAGCTGTGATGAGGAAACGTTTTTATACGTGCACGGGTTGCAAGAGCGCAGGAAAAGCTATACGTTGAATGGGGTTTCACATTCTCAGGAAGATTTTAGTTATGAGATCAACTCGGTGTCAAAAAGCCTAGATTCAGAGAGGATCAATTTTGGTAAGGGATTGGGTGCGGTTGATAGCAGAAATTCTTGTGGAAGCTATTCTAACAAAGTAGTCGATGACTCTACCCTATCTGGAGATTCCATTGCAGAGAAGCCACAGGGTCTACTTAAGAGGAAGCGAGTGACTGAACCATCACAGAATACGAGTAtaaaggaagaaagaaccgaGTTTCTCGGCAGTTCAGAGGATGTAATGGAAGTGGAAGAAGGGCCTCATGTGCTGGTCAGTTCTAGACATGATGTGAAGACTCCGTTTTCAGGGGACTGCAAAAATCACGGTCCTTTTCTCTGCCATTGTGCTAACATTAGAGTAGTTAATAGAGATGATGACGAAAACACCATGACAAAGGAATTTGAACATCCACCAGACGACGGTGATAAGAAATTAACAAATCTGGCTGCACCCTGTCATG ATGGGAAAATAAAGCAAGCTAACTGTAACTGGAGAACTTGTTACGCACACCAAAGGTCACAAAAGATATATCCTTTCAAAAAGAGAAAGTTCTTTAATTGGAGGCCACTCGCTACATCTGATAGAGGGTGTAACTGTGAAGGCATATTTAGCTCTCCTGACAAGATACTAAATGGTGACAACTGCTGCGCAG TTGGATCATCCTCAACAACGGGTCAGCAAGTACCTCCAAAGTCTAACGATTGTAATG TGAAGCTTAGCATTAAATCCTTCAAGGTTCCAGAGCTCTTTATTGAAGTTCCTACAACCGCAACTGTTGGTTCGTTGAAG AGAACAGTAATGGAGGCAGTAACGTCTATACTCGGAGATGGATTACATGTTGGCATCCTGGTCCAGGGAAAAAAGGTCAGAGATGACAACAAAACTCTACTTCAGACAGGGATTTCTCAGGATGACAAGCGACATAATTTGGGTTTCATCTTGGAGCCCAAACGGGCAAAGCTTACATATCCTCCATGCAGTGAAGATCCATCTTTGGTATCTGGCAGATCTCAGGAGTTAACCAG GCATTCGGCATCTTTGGTGTCACAACCTGGGACTTCAGATGTCTCGATGAGTCCTCCAGTACTAAGTTTGGGTGGCTGCATTGAAAGAGACTTCAAGGAAGTTCCTTCTCTTGCTAGTACCTCAACTGACAAAACCCTGCCAACATCCCAAGCTCTCGTCGCAGTTCCACCAATTAGCATGAAGGCATTGGCTGTGGTTCCTTTTCATCGGAAATCTGGGCATCAAGAGTATGTACAGCGCCGAATCAGGAGACCTTTCTCTGTTCCAGAAGTAGAAGCATTGGTTCAGGCTGTTGAGAAACTCGGAACGGGAAG GTGGCGCGATGTTAAGTTGCGTGCTTTCGAAAGTACAAAACATCGAACTTACGTGGATCTGAAG GACAAGTGGAAAACATTGGTGCACACAGCGAGGATCTCCCCGCAGCAAAGGAGGGGAGAGCCGGTTCCACAGGAGCTCTTGGACCGCGTCCTAGCCGCCCATGCCTACTGGTCTCAGCGGCACGCCAAGCAGCAGGTGAAAGCGGCGGTCTGA